One window of the Corticium candelabrum chromosome 7, ooCorCand1.1, whole genome shotgun sequence genome contains the following:
- the LOC134181848 gene encoding helicase with zinc finger domain 2-like isoform X2, which produces MAKAKNKCSGLSDKTTSNDSVLVEEMQSESLIETPVQTAATKPPPKMKYNQEKKKMKKKNKNKKRSKAKEGFGGNPPISSTEKCDASQPSLKDGYTISSEDEDEETPHAATCSSATKRPDESTGERLYFFAQSTPPANNNKRQSAGNEDETMSLHKKGASLPSETLKSQRGLSGSRRSKEIAELQQKPQDAIQQSVDEHKVLESTEREQGAQKQKHEDQQAKAAEKLQQKEKPLAQARNEVPQRPESIVLQNDAMYEGMLSVRNPRKAAIRTASSVPAILTEGQQLVVNETAVMALTSDKERRKDEKGSKGTRSLRVTDVKKSWELKGLTVLLKETGDRIIRSVLHRDTSQASSAYSETPSEFQFSEAVLRQGKAVCSKCFKKNATVKEKDPVLKTCPVHQDTAWNPMLVWPSKAGYVPIRSRPRNVIVHFTLCRYRTRCFFSERCPHPHSEEELEVWTLDRDGESWKFRQPKKLYLCESFRVWKHCSSGHDCEYAHGKGELDEWRKRKHMYHKHLKGQDENSDDRIGIFLRQKVAEELRAARDGCGSFEDLIAFSPPMFVVVSCEPGDIVYIPSTDCTDGSNYKKLFFLRLDYLPEAKCLFQKATLIGTSGCFKFLPSKDCVLTRPDNSEIAAKETSLRKGSHVLKIEFTSLTEQSFRQDVLLDFGIKPYLIKTLRIEIGNSEEMNLIKEFHQQMKSQADEWRFDADDLCQDYIDRTRIDEEGLKTKHALPKDQELMSLIHTAIDEPLSMTNYHSRFHTLLFVEERASIATLSRFNRQSTTMKIRQDPEGTLGEINLHHRPPFNSTTSAFIRRLNDCVVFELKIHKIQGEILSLLLPRQFFIDTGIMTNCDVQVDFLLTFDRTHYVNLHKAVDYLSSEIVSQRLIANPLHSKACNIDPRRMVRIRSIHNLNNEQQKAVKRIVCQRGTLPVIVDGPLGTGKTHLLTEAVRIILGRSTDCRILICTQSNHAADLYVTKVDDFIQQQSRATVHLHRIYYKHYNPNCIDRNIFDVVYRHCKFENNQFIMPDIKTLENSGRLVVITTLVTSMQLRKLDLPKRFFTHIFIDEAAQATEPETIAALGFASDRTCVVMAGDHKQINPLIHLPVPRMGKLHYSLFRRLYKDLPPVFDLKVDLVVNYRCHWDILNLSSRLFYHTDVVDESNAKGPQTCHPNFPPVSFCATSKTQSKQAGYDGSYYNPKEAEAVVKYVKEILDDWPWWPYKDNDLCVITSERWQARYIGILLRDFDKRVDVLTAGVVQGRQFRACVISTVLTKDGFRERGTSDDTDFLSNRKLLNTVITRAQSLVLVVGDPLCLCTCGKLDQLWLQYIAYCHDNRGCFGTMSFEELQIALGILHTKLNPESQEFVPTSDSAAHFSRRVDNTIKTCTDKTSERGSEQHCSVAYNGELEHDMVEEYRHQVAQSKIEHERLQTSSKAIIQPVEKGSGYEWQIVDDSTVDDRVKYESSVLYEEHLRGNARFEAIKREPNKYFRCRLHVTNGDDAVAIAYKIPNMEISIRGWKRRNRSFDGEEVLVRLDDTSRGRKEITSRNGTVVGIFQEERPSEWVCVLSKRGKNILLPLDKSFPCIINLPRNVQENGIAIFKKGVRRHRPTSIEPINFIPVREASCKLFIVQFLKWRIDCMHPLGIVVEVLPFAVTLESGIDILSRQYFSSRIDDALSQDAENDVTKFSRSISPKEYFARGMPLTNAFTIDSANSTDLDDALSFEQDAETGSCRVSVYISDVSYFCRFGSSLDYYAFTMGTTYYDQEGRRKLDMFPKRLSPDLFSLLPGVDRLAIRVGFEFDRNAKLVRLDYSRCIVRSKRKLSYETVEKIISGSLTAAIDEELTDEIRRLYDLSVCLRRQRLGGTRYHLQDRETAGCQRAHAMVEEFMLLTNKTVAESLIKKCRAITPLIAQGSPDSAKVEEWIKLFGGYFDSSCALSEIANKLTIGSQLTTIDEGSCGPITISRRQWRDIQLATEIEDDSRRRHQLRLFLCTESLYPQLAIAHTGYHRCLKRSLLVCADHNDEAVIRHNHLGYQYYTHFTSPIRRYIDIVAHRLLIAYDFGLEDNDGNLYTEEKINKICCHCSRTRVLAQRYQREMDLFGFSCSVFNSPVLTTAVVRSVSAGSMELYFPDYPNLTGKATEIRFSSLNPKHISTYENGSVTVTWSIKVVQHPLLTEKKQYRNKLPHDDYYSIPICEWKQLLLLSLSESSKPDDLIRRIRHIENSVHTSSSCFDAQGDLYSATGTGKEDIVDSNHKGYDEVSDSSDLDEYFTCDDSSDLDEYFTCDEYMTMSDESADKGKLQSFQLPKIQLAHSTVPVRPMARLRKKSKQSYRKVFCSISQKYMTGSLFSLQLSARVGRGMLTPVIQLFPLPGSVPAAVCVEHYSKPADCFVESLPHGHNSSRDRYHDIIDYANSWLPVVDHESATSCVKDSSDYVLVSGTSVRWTRTVEKVSSSGEITLTSSFSRQYSLGCREGDFLCLSYSNLVAQKARFCIDGDKVDSLLKGSSSKEVVHTDTDQCVVHCRVVDSKVEDKPDIEGAPCRQFLKVKTSGERQALPEMLFNSKVPVLCTAQFISQCLPFMRMRQALQVICSEDYSNDVVKSLCSGDFSRVTFDCRYSGNTSESDRMVVSEGLSLSESRRPLNKSQFIAVKLAMKQDITLIQGPPGTGKTVTGAHIAVHFLRQYASCSGTGSDDKIRVLYCCPSNQTVDNITDLLKNGSKSTKILRVYGEGIEKKRFPGISIFEEFASPSNKQLTVDTRRHIDVALHYRIRNKETSSYAESIKTCEDEFKQLKMKEELPTESQISHYKVIVSAAEQEQINRADVLLCTCIQAGSRRMAKNSVALCIVDEAGQSLEPETLVAISRARRIVLIGDHKQLRPVVLNRRVQRQLSRSMFERIAESASVKEKNRVHMLNVQYRMHDDICQFPSEHFYEGKLETAPEVAGRTPDGIAFWNNLYPGSKLGRKRQRRKCFIHVEGEERTNPVSGERTGGEESKYNPMEADIVVKIVKRMTKHRCRASDIRVITPYTAQKACIENILTQSAQTKDVEVSSVFASQGSESEFIILSTVRSLPNQDLVDFSSNKWMREHFGFIADEHQMNVALTRAKEGLIIVGNGNLLNLHSMWRKLIARYKDDGCYMKNWKSIPSRL; this is translated from the exons ATGGCCAAAGCAAAGAACAAGTGTTCTGGTCTGAGTGACAAGACAACGTCGAATGATTCTGTTTTAGTGGAGGAAATGCAGAGTGAGTCTTTAATTGAAACACCCGTTCAGACTGCTGCCACGAAGCCCCCGCCAAAAATGAAATACAATCAGGAAAAGAAGAAgatgaaaaagaaaaacaagaacaagaaacgtagtaaagcaaaggaaggaTTTGGAGGAAATCCACCGATTTCGTCAACTGAAAAATGTGACGCTTCGCAGCCTTCTCTAAAGGACGGATATACCATTAGTAGTGAAGATGAGGATGAAGAAACTCCACATGCTGCTACTTGTAGTAGTGCAACTAAACGACCGGATGAGTCTACAGGAGAACGATTATATTTCTTTGCACAGTCGACACCACCTGCTAATAATAACAAAAGACAATCAGCAGGTAACGAAGATGAAACAATGTCTCTACACAAGAAAGGAGCTTCTTTGCCTTCAGAGACGTTGAAATCACAA AGAGGACTCTCTGGCTCTAGAAGAAGCAAGGAAATAGCTGAACTACAACAGAAGCCACAAGATGCGATACAGCAAAGTGTCGACGAGCACAAAGTGTTGGAAAGCACAGAACGTGAGCAAGGAGCTCAGAAACAGAAACACGAAGACCAACAG GCCAAAGCAGCTGAAAAACTgcaacagaaagagaaaccTTTAGCACAGGCACGAAACGAG GTCCCACAAAGACCTGAAAGTATTGTCTTGCAGAACGATGCGATGTATGAAGGAATGCTCA GTGTCAGAAATCCTCGGAAAGCAGCAATACGCACAGCAAGTTCAGTGCCGGCAATACTGACTGAAGGTCAGCAGTTAGTAGTGAATGAAACGGCTGTCATGGCTCTGACGTCAGATAAAGAGAGGCGCAAAGATGAGAAAGGCTCTAAAGGAACGAGAAGCTTGAGAGTGACAGACGTCAAG AAATCGTGGGAATTAAAAGGATTGACCGTCCTGCTTAAG GAGACAGGTGATCGTATCATACGCTCGG TGCTACATCGCGATACTTCACAAGCCTCATCTGCTTATTCAGAAACTCCGTCCGAATTTCAATTTAGCGAGGCCGTGTTGCGGCAGGGAAAGGCGGTGTGTTCAAAGTGTTTTAAGAAAAACGCAACTGTAAAGGAAAAGGACCCCGTACTCAAGACATGTCCTGTTCATCAAGACACTGCATGGAATCCAATGTTGGTGTGGCCTTCAAAAGCTGGCTATGTTCCGATTCGGTCGAGACCAAGAAACGTTATCGTGCATTTTACACTCTGCCGGTATCGTACTCGTTGCTTTTTCTCTGAAAGATGTCCTCACCCGCACAGCGAAGAAGAACTGGAAGTGTGGACGTTGGACAGAGATGGAG AGAGCTGGAAGTTTCGGCAGCCAAAGAAACTGTATCTTTGTGAAAG TTTTCGGGTGTGGAAGCATTGTTCCTCTGGTCATGACTGTGAGTACGCCCACGGGAAAGGCGAACTAGACGAATGGCGAAAAAGAAAACATATGTACCACAAACATCTGAAAGGTCAAGATGAAAACTCTGATGATAGAATTGGAATATTCCTAAGACAAAAGGTGGCTGAAGAACTGCGAGCAGCTCGAGACGGCTGCGGGAGCTTTGAAGACTTG ATTGCTTTCAGTCCTCCCATGTTTGTCGTTGTATCTTGTGAACCAGGCGACATTGTCTACATACCGTCTACCGATTGCACGGACGGCAGTAactataaaaaattattttttctgCGGTTAGATTACTTGCCTGAAGCT aaatgtctctttcaaaAGGCGACACTAATTGGAACTTCTGGCTGCTTTAAATTTTTGCCTTCAAAGGATTGTGTGTTGACCAGACCGGACAATTCAGAAATTGCTGCAAAAGAAACATCTTTACGTAAAGGCAGCCATGTGCTGAAAATCGAGTTTACTTCACTCACTGAGCAATCATTTCGGCAAGACGTACTGCTTGATTTTGGCATCAAGCCTTATCTAATAAAGACTCTAAGAATTGAGATAGGAAATAGTGAGGAAATGAATTTGATCAAAGAGTTTCATCAACAGATGAAAAGTCAGGCAGATGAGTGGAGATTTGATGCTGACGATCTGTGTCAGGACTATATTGATCGCACAAGAATCGACGAGGAAGGCCTTAAAACGAAGCATGCTCTTCCCAAAGATCAAGAACTTATGTCATTGATACATACAGCTATAGACGAACCCTTGTCTATGACTAACTACCACTCACGTTTTCACACTCTTCTCTTTGTAGAAGAGAGAGCAAGCATTGCTACTCTTAGCAG GTTTAATAGACAAAGCACGACGATGAAAATTCGTCAAGACCCCGAAGGCACTTTGGGAGAAATCAATTTACATCACCGGCCTCCATTTAATTCAACGACCAGTGCATTTATTCGTCGTCTTAACGACTGTGTCGTGTTTGAATTAAAAATTCATAAAATACAAGGCGAAATACTTTCTCTTCTACTTCCACGCCAGTTCTTTATTGACACTGGCATTATGACAAATTGTGACGTACAAGTTGATTTTCTACTTACATTTGATAGAACCCACTACGTTAACTTACACAAAGCTGTTGACTACCTGAGCAGTGAAATTGTTTCACAACGTTTGATTGCAAATCCTCTTCATTCTAAGGCTTGCAATATTGATCCACGCCGGATGGTTCGCATCCGATCTATACATAACCTTAACAATGAACAACAGAAAGCAGTGAAAAGAATTGTGTGCCAACGTGGAACTCTTCCCGTTATTGTCGATGGACCGCTTGGAACGGGGAAAACGCATCTTTTAACGGAAGCTGTTCGAATCATTCTTGGTCGCTCCACGGACTGTCGCATTCTGATTTGCACTCAATCGAATCATGCTGCAGACCTTTATGTCACGAAAGTGGACGATTTTATTCAGCAGCAATCGCGTGCAACCGTTCATCTTCACAGAATTTACTACAAACACTACAACCCAAATTGTATTGATCGTAACATTTTCGATGTCGTTTATCGCCATTGTAAATTTGAAAACAATCAATTTATTATGCCAGACATAAAGACACTTGAAAATTCGGGCCGTCTTGTCGTCATTACGACTCTTGTTACCTCAATGCAGTTGAGAAAGCTCGACCTTCCGAAACGATTTTTTACTCACATTTTTATAGATGAAGCGGCTCAAGCTACGGAGCCGGAAACAATAGCAGCTCTCGGCTTTGCCAGTGACAGAACGTGTGTTGTTATGGCTGGTGATCACAAACAA ATTAATCCTCTTATTCATTTACCTGTTCCACGAATGGGCAAGCTTCATTACTCTCTCTTTCGTCGTTTGTACAAAGATCTTCCTCCTGTATTCGATCTCAAAGTGGATTTAGTCGTCAATTACCGTTGCCACTGGGACATTCTCAATCTATCATCTCGTCTATTCTACCACACTGATGTCGTAGACGAAAGCAACGCTAAGGGTCCACAAACTTGTCATCCTAACTTTCCACCAGTCAGCTTCTGTGCTACGTCTAAAACTCAGTCAAAGCAAGCAGGATATGATGGATCGTACTACAATCCGAAAGAAGCTGAAGCTGTTGTCAAGTACGTAAAGGAAATATTAGATGATTGGCCGTGGTGGCCTTACAAAGACAACGATCTATGTGTTATTACAAGTGAAAGATGGCAG GCTCGCTATATTGGGATTCTTCTTCGTGACTTTGACAAGAGAGTCGACGTATTGACTGCTGGTGTTGTTCAAG GTCGTCAGTTCCGCGCTTGCGTCATAAGTACCGTTCTGACAAAAGACGGATTCCGCGAACGCGGCACCTCGGACGATACCGACTTCTTATCAAATCGCAAGCTGCTCAACACTGTCATCACACGGGCTCAGTCTCTCGTTCTCGTCGTCGGAGATCCCTTATGCTTGTGCACGTGCGGAAAACTCGATCAGTTATGGCTGCAGTACATTGCCTATTGCCATGACAACAGAGGATGTTTTGGAACGATGTCATTTGAGGAGCTGCAAATCGCTTTGGGGATTCTCCACACAAAACTGAATCCCGAATCGCAGGAGTTTGTTCCGACTTCAGATAGCGCGGCACATTTCTCTCGACGTGTCGACAACACTATAAAAACTTGTACGGATAAGACGTCAGAGAGGGGTAGCGAACAACATTGCAGTGTCGCCTACAATGGCGAATTAGAGCACGACATGGTAGAAGAGTATCGCCATCAAGTGGCACAAAGCAAGATCGAACATGAGAGACTGCAAACGTCTTCTAAAGCGATCATTCAACCGGTCGAAAAGGGAAGCGGATACGAATGGCAAATTGTCGACGACTCAACAGTTGACGATCGAGTAAAGTACGAAAGTTCTGTTCTATACGAGGAGCACTTGAGAGGAAATGCTCGTTTCGAAGCGATCAAACGAGAGCCAAATAAATATTTTCGCTGTCGCTTGCATGTGACGAACGGAGACGACGCCGTAGCCATCGCTTACAAAATACCAAACATGGAAATATCAATCAGAGGATGGAAGAGAAGAAACCGATCCTTTGATGGAGAAGAAGTTCTCGTACGGTTAGACGACACGTCACGTGGTCGAAAGGAGATTACGTCGCGCAACGGTACAGTTGTTGGTATCTTTCAGGAGGAGAGACCGAGTGAATGGGTGTGTGTTCTATCTAAAAGAGGCAAAAATATATTGTTGCCGCTAGACAAATCGTTCCCTTGCATAATTAATCTTCCGCGGAACGTTCAAGAGAACGGAATTGCGATTTTCAAGAAAGGAGTGAGGAGACATAGGCCTACTTCCATCGAGCCGATTAACTTTATTCCTGTGAGAGAGGCGTCGTGCAAACTCTTTATTGTTCAATTTCTAAAGTGGAGAATCGACTGCATGCACCCGTTGGGCATTGTTGTTGAAGTCTTGCCTTTTGCTGTGACGTTAGAATCTGGGATAGACATTTTGTCTCGCCAATATTTTTCAAGCAGAATTGACGATGCGTTGAGTCAAGACGCTGAGAACGACGTCACGAAATTTTCACGCTCTATTTCACCTAAAGAGTACTTTGCTCGCGGCATGCCGTTGACAAATGCTTTTACCATTGATTCAGCAAACTCCACAGACTTAGACGATGCTCTCAGCTTTGAGCAAGACGCAGAGACCGGGAGTTGTCGAGTCTCTGTTTACATTTCCGACGTTTCTTATTTCTGCCGTTTTGGATCGAGTCTGGATTATTACGCATTTACAATGGGGACGACATACTACGACCAAGAAGGTCGAAGAAAACTTGACATGTTTCCAAAACGGCTCAGCCCGGATCTCTTCAGCCTTCTACCTGGTGTCGATCGTCTGGCAATTCGCGTTGGTTTTGAATTCGATCGCAATGCCAAGCTAGTTCGATTGGACTACAGTCGATGCATTGTTCGTTCTAAACGCAAACTCTCTTACGAAACAGTTGAAAAGATAATTAGCGGAAGCTTAACTGCTGCGATTGACGAAGAATTGACTGACGAAATACGACGTCTTTATGATTTGAGTGTTTGTTTAAGGCGTCAACGGTTAGGCGGAACGAGGTACCATTTGCAGGACAGAGAGACTGCAGGGTGTCAGCGAGCGCATGCCATGGTGGAAGAGTTTATGCTGCTGACTAACAAAACAGTGGCAGAGAGTCTGATTAAGAAATGTCGCGCGATCACTCCACTAATCGCACAAGGCTCTCCAGACTCTGCCAAAGTTGAAGAATGGATCAAATTGTTTGGAGGCTACTTTGATTCCTCGTGTGCACTTAGCGAAATCGCTAACAAACTGACCATTGGTTCGCAGCTTACGACAATTGATGAAGGTTCATGCGGGCCTATTACGATATCTCGACGTCAGTGGCGTGACATTCAACTGGCAACAGAGATCGAAGATGACTCTCGTCGTAGGCATCAGCTACGTCTATTTTTATGCACAGAGTCGCTCTATCCTCAGCTAGCCATAGCGCATACGGGATACCATCGATGCCTTAAGCGATCTTTGCTTGTCTGCGCTGATCACAATGACGAGGCGGTTATTCGGCACAATCATCTGGGATATCAATATTACACTCATTTTACTTCTCCCATCCGCCGTTATATCGACATCGTTGCACACCGTTTACTGATAGCTTATGATTTTGGTTTAGAAGACAATGACGGAAATCTCTATACTGAAGAAAAAATTAATAAGATATGTTGTCATTGCTCGAGAACTCGCGTTTTGGCTCAACGGTATCAACGAGAAATGGATCTGTTCGGCTTTAGCTGTTCAGTCTTTAACAGTCCGGTCCTTACGACAGCCGTTGTACGGTCGGTATCAGCGGGATCGATGGAATTGTATTTTCCCGACTATCCTAATCTTACTGGAAAAGCCACTGAAATTCGATTTTCCTCTTTGAATCCTAAACATATTTCTACATATGAGAATGGCAGCGTAACGGTTACGTGGTCTATTAAAGTTGTTCAGCATCCTTTACTAACAGAAAAgaaacaatacagaaacaaactTCCGCACGACGACTACTACAGTATACCGATTTGTGAATGGAAGCAGTTACTTCTTCTTTCCTTGTCAGAGAGTAGTAAACCGGATGATCTGATTCGCCGTATCCGGCACATCGAAAACAGCGTCCACACTTCTAGTTCTTGTTTTGATGCTCAAGGCGACCTTTATTCTGCAACCGGCACAGGCAAAGAAGATATTGTTGATTCAAATCACAAAGGCTACGACGAAGTCTCAGATTCATCCGATTTGGATGAATACTTTACATGTGATGATTCATCCGATTTGGATGAATACTTTACATGCGATGAATATATGACGATGAGCGACGAAAGTGCAGACAAAGGCAAGTTGCAAAGTTTTCAACTGCCCAAAATACAGCTGGCACATAGCACTGTACCAGTCAGGCCCATGGCTCGTCTAAGAAAAAAATCGAAACAGAGTTATCGGAAAGTATTTTGTTCAATATCACAGAAATACATGACCGGTAGTCTCTTTTCGCTGCAACTTAGCGCACGTGTAGGTCGCGGAATGCTAACACCTGTTATTCAACTTTTTCCCTTGCCGGGTAGTGTGCCGGCCGCCGTTTGTGTCGAGCACTACAGCAAACCAGCTGATTGCTTCGTCGAGAGTCTTCCTCACGGTCACAATTCTTCAAGAGACCGTTATCACGATATTATAGACTATGCCAATTCGTGGTTACCTGTTGTGGACCACGAATCTGCAACATCTTGTGTCAAGGACTCTTCAGACTACGTGTTAGTAAGTGGTACATCTGTACGTTGGACGAGAACTGTAGAAAAGGTCAGCTCTAGTGGAGAAATTACATTGACATCTTCGTTTTCGAGGCAATACAGTCTGGGATGTAGGGAAGGTGACTTTCTTTGCTTGAGTTATAGCAACTTAGTCGCTCAGAAAGCCCGCTTCTGCATTGATGGTGATAAAGTGGATAGCTTGTTAAAGGGCAGCTCTTCTAAAGAAGtcgtacacacagacactgatCAATGCGTCGTACACTGTAGAGTCGTGGACAGCAAGGTGGAAGACAAGCCTGACATTGAGGGTGCGCCGTGTCGGCAGTTTTTGAAAGTAAAGACTTCTGGCGAACGACAGGCTCTTCCAGAAATGCTGTTTAATAGCAAAGTACCGGTTCTGTGCACCGCTCAATTCATATCACAATGTTTACCATTTATGAGAATGAGACAAGCGTTACAAGTCATTTGTTCAGAGGACTACAGCAATGATGTTGTCAAGAGTCTGTGCTCGGGTGATTTTTCTAGAGTTACATTTGACTGCCGCTACAGTGGAAATACATCAG AGAGTGATAGAATGGTTGTGTCTGAGGGATTGTCGTTGTCTGAATCACGTCGACCGCTGAATAAGAGTCAGTTTATTGCAGTGAAACTGGCAATGAAACAAGACATTACTCTAATACAAGGACCACCAG GCACTGGCAAAACAGTGACTGGAGCTCACATAGCGGTTCACTTTCTACGTCAATACGCCAGCTGCAGTGGTACGGGCAGTGACGATAAGATTCgcgtgttgtattgttgtccGTCCAATCAGACAGTAGACAACATCACAG ACCTGCTCAAGAACGGttctaaatcaacaaaaatattACGAGTTTATGGAGAAGGCATTGAAAAGAAACGTTTTCCCGGCATCTCGATATTTGAAGAGTTTGCTTCTCCATCCAACAAGCAACTGACAGTAGACACCAGACGACATATAGACGTTGCTTTACATTACAGAATTCGTAACAAAGAAACGTCTTCGTACGCAGAGTCTATTAAGACATGCGAAGATGAGTTTAAACAACTGAAGATGAAAGAGGAGCTGCCGACCGAAAGCCAGATTAGTCACTATAAAGTCATCGTTTCAGCTGCTGAACAAGAGCAGATTAATAGGGCGGACGTACTTCTCTGTACTTGCATTCAGGCAGGCAGTCGGAGAATGGCAAAGAACTCTGTTGCTTTATGTATCGTCGACGAGGCAGGTCAAAGTCTTGAACCTGAAACTCTTGTGGCGATTTCTCGAGCAAGAAGGATCGTACTGATAGGAGATCATAAACAGTTGCGACCTGTCGTGCTGAACAGAAGAGTACAAAGGCAGTTGTCTCGCTCCATGTTTGAGCGTATTGCTGAAAGTGCATCAGTGAAGGAAAAAAATCGAGTTCACATGCTGAACGTTCAGTACAGAATG CACGACGACATCTGTCAATTCCCATCCGAACATTTTTACGAAGGAAAACTTGAGACGGCTCCGGAAGTAGCAGGACGTACGCCAGACGGCATCGCCTTTTGGAATAACTTGTATCCTGGGTCGAAGCTCGGTCGTAAAAGACAGAGGAGAAAATGTTTTATTCACGTCGAGGGAGAAGAAAGAACGAATCCTGTGTCCGGAGAAAGAACGGGAGGCGAAGAATCGAAGTACAACCCGATGGAAGCTGACATTGTG GTAAAAATCGTAAAACGAATGACAAAACACAGATGCAGAGCGTCAGACATCCGTGTCATAACACCATACACAGCTCAGAAGGCCTGCATTGAAAACATTTTGACACAATCAGCACAAACCAAAGACGTTGAGGTATCATCTGTCTTTGCTAGTCAAG GCAGTGAGTCCGAGTTCATTATTTTGTCGACAGTCCGTTCGTTACCAAACCAAGATCTAGTCGATTTTAGTTCTAACAAATGGATGAGAGAACATTTCGGATTTATTGCGGACGAACATCAGATGAACGTTGCTCTTACGAGAGCAAAGGAAGGCTTGATTATAgttg GTAATGGCAATCTGCTCAACTTGCATTCAATGTGGAGAAAACTTATTGCTCGTTACAAGGATGACGGCTGCTACATGAAAAACTGGAAATCGATTCCCTCACGACTGTAA